The following proteins are co-located in the Betta splendens chromosome 9, fBetSpl5.4, whole genome shotgun sequence genome:
- the epgn gene encoding epigen, with protein MITQRRASLRRALLSAVVAQLLLSTAGRAAVLTGDVQTTAAVSSHQNSSADDPVVLRLHTPCGREHENYCENGGQCMFPQDSDKPSCICRPPYGGPRCLFFTEVTYTPPGLEKGIAVGFSLVMLLLGLVILMYCCAQRRCLKSAPLIKSAPSETSV; from the exons ATGATTACACAGAGGCGTGCGAGCCTGAggagag CCTTGCTCTCAGCCGTGGTGGCGCAGCTTCTCCTGAGCACAGCAGGACGCGCGGCGGTGCTGACGGGCGACGTCCAAACCACAGCGGCCGTGTCctcgcatcagaaca GCAGCGCCGACGACCCCGTGGTCCTGCGCCTGCACACGCCGTGCGGGAGGGAGCACGAGAACTACTGCGAGAACGGCGGCCAGTGCATGTTCCCCCAGGACAGCGACAAGCCGTCGTGCAT ctgcaggcccCCGTACGGAGGCCCCCGCTGCCTCTTCTTCACCGAGGTCACGTACACCCCCCCCGGCCTGGAGAAGGGCATCGCCGTCGGCTTCTCCCtggtcatgctgctgctgggcctggTCATCCTCATGTACTGCTGTGCTCAGCGGAG GTGTTTGAAATCGGCACCACTGATAAAATCTGCACCATCTGAGACGTCGGTGTGA
- the LOC114863052 gene encoding proepiregulin-like isoform X2 produces MNANQLILWPEEMKCLMLLWPSVLTKSIASTLNHVASVSLSPGQREERPHVAKRSTQSCDSSFDGYCLNNGQCMLLVDINEHHCNCDLGFYGHRCAEVDFVSRPMGETQIIFITFCVILLILGLAGVLYFFWKWYKNRLMSQQKAAGSRAAQTV; encoded by the exons ATGAATGCAAATCAGCTCATTTTGTGGCCAGAGGAAATGAAAT GTTTGATGCTCCTCTGGCCGTCCGTCCTCACGAAGAGCATCGCGTCCACACTGAATCACGTGGCCAGTGTCTCACTGTCTCCAG GGCAGAGGGAAGAGCGCCCCCATGTGGCGAAGCGCTCGACCCAAAGCTGCGACAGCTCGTTTGACGGCTACTGCCTGAACAACGGCCAGTGCATGCTGCTGGTGGACATCAATGAGCACCACTgcaa CTGCGACCTGGGCTTCTACGGGCACAGATGTGCTGAAGTGGACTTCGTGTCTCGGCCCATGGGGGAGACGCagatcatcttcatcaccttcTGTGTGATTCTGCTGATCCTCGGTCTGGCTGGAGTTCTGTACTTCTTCTGGAAATG GTATAAGAACAGATTGATGAGTCAgcagaaggctgcaggaagcaggGCGGCCCAAACGGTGTAG
- the LOC114863052 gene encoding proepiregulin-like isoform X1 — translation MWNRGGTRTLLSLIGLMLLWPSVLTKSIASTLNHVASVSLSPGQREERPHVAKRSTQSCDSSFDGYCLNNGQCMLLVDINEHHCNCDLGFYGHRCAEVDFVSRPMGETQIIFITFCVILLILGLAGVLYFFWKWYKNRLMSQQKAAGSRAAQTV, via the exons ATGTGGAACCGCGGCGGGACCCGGACGCTCCTCTCACTCATCG GTTTGATGCTCCTCTGGCCGTCCGTCCTCACGAAGAGCATCGCGTCCACACTGAATCACGTGGCCAGTGTCTCACTGTCTCCAG GGCAGAGGGAAGAGCGCCCCCATGTGGCGAAGCGCTCGACCCAAAGCTGCGACAGCTCGTTTGACGGCTACTGCCTGAACAACGGCCAGTGCATGCTGCTGGTGGACATCAATGAGCACCACTgcaa CTGCGACCTGGGCTTCTACGGGCACAGATGTGCTGAAGTGGACTTCGTGTCTCGGCCCATGGGGGAGACGCagatcatcttcatcaccttcTGTGTGATTCTGCTGATCCTCGGTCTGGCTGGAGTTCTGTACTTCTTCTGGAAATG GTATAAGAACAGATTGATGAGTCAgcagaaggctgcaggaagcaggGCGGCCCAAACGGTGTAG